The nucleotide window AAAGTTGAGATAATAAGGAAGACTATGAAAGAAAGACTGATCAGGGGTAAAAACCCAAACGCTATTCCCAAGAGGAGAATAGGCACTATGGAGATCAACGTTATGACTATCTCGTAAATTATCAGCCCCATTACCCACTCGTAACTCCTAAGTGGAGACGCAGCCAGCCTGTCAACTAGTCTATCTCTGTAGTAACCGGCAGCTACTCCAGTAATACCAAAGAGCCCATTTGAGAGAGACACTACTCCGATCATTCCTGAGATGACGTATCCGTAGTAGGAGAATCCCTCTTGTGGGAGGTTTTGAAAAGTAACTGCCTTATTCCCAGAGAAGAACTCCTGTACTAGGGCTTCAAGTGAGGGAATCAGGTAAGAGTCATCCTGGGGATAGTAGAGGTATACCTTATCCCCATTGACTTGCGCAAATATGTAATTATGGAGCAGGGCTTCCCTCATTCCCATTCCCGTCGTTCCTGTAAAGAGCGATGAGGAATCGAGGAAATGAGCCAAAGAAGAGTTCCCCTGAACGACTACGGTAACGTGAGGTTGAGCAGCTGAACCGAAGCCCAAGGCAAAGATTAAGGTAAGGAACAATGGGAAGAATATTACAAAGAAAAGGGTTGTCCTACTGCTCAGGTTGTCTTTTATTATTGCTAGTGCAGTGATTAAGGCTTTCCTCATGAAGTATCACCCAGAAGTTCCATTAGGGCTAAGTACGCTTCCTCTAAAGTCTGTTTCCTGAACTCTTCCATTAATTCTCTCGGGCTAGAAAGCCTTACTAATTTCCCGTCAAAAATTACCCCTACTCTATCGGAGAGCCTCTGGGCCTCGTCCAGATAATGGGTTGTTAGGAGCACGGTCACACCCCTCCTCTTAACCTCGGTAATGAGGTCCCAGAGATCCCTCCTTGATCTCGGATCTAACCCCACGGTCGGTTCATCCATGAAAAGCAACTTGGGGTCTCCGGCTAAAGAGCACGCAATGGCTAACCTCCTTTTGTAGCCCCCTGAAAGGTTCCTATATCTAGTCTTCCTGTACTCAAGCAAGTCCACAGTTTTCATCAGCTCTTCAACCTGGGACTCATCCCCGTTGTAGAGCTTGACGAAGTACCTAAGGTTCTCCTCAGCTGTTAG belongs to Metallosphaera tengchongensis and includes:
- a CDS encoding ABC transporter permease is translated as MRKALITALAIIKDNLSSRTTLFFVIFFPLFLTLIFALGFGSAAQPHVTVVVQGNSSLAHFLDSSSLFTGTTGMGMREALLHNYIFAQVNGDKVYLYYPQDDSYLIPSLEALVQEFFSGNKAVTFQNLPQEGFSYYGYVISGMIGVVSLSNGLFGITGVAAGYYRDRLVDRLAASPLRSYEWVMGLIIYEIVITLISIVPILLLGIAFGFLPLISLSFIVFLIISTLMFAGLGSVIFGLSPKDKLFVAQTAANILVFPLMFLSNAFFQIEAFPTVLRPLVAYQPLSIINDVIRDLVVYNTLPSFAQVVYIGVATVAFVYAGGKLMKLRETD
- a CDS encoding ABC transporter ATP-binding protein; translation: MKIINVENLWKVYNKRKEALKGITFHVDHGEVFSLLGPNGAGKTTTVKILSCMIKPSQGKVEVLGFNVPQECNKIREKIGVVPQEFQGFSDLTAEENLRYFVKLYNGDESQVEELMKTVDLLEYRKTRYRNLSGGYKRRLAIACSLAGDPKLLFMDEPTVGLDPRSRRDLWDLITEVKRRGVTVLLTTHYLDEAQRLSDRVGVIFDGKLVRLSSPRELMEEFRKQTLEEAYLALMELLGDTS